Part of the Fusobacteriaceae bacterium genome is shown below.
GTGGGGACTGTAATCCCGATGAATCAAAGCGTTCAATATAATCTCTCGAATGGCTTCGATGGGGTATTCCGGCTTGTCATGGCGCAAACCCGTATCGGGATCAATAATCACAGCCACTTTCATGTTTCTTCTACAAAAGGCGACCGCGCCTTCCACCATTTCTCCGATAGTCCCTTCGATGCGCTTGTTATCGAGAAAACGCTCCCGCCTGCTGCCTACATCGCCGATCTCGTATCCCGGTATGACAATTGCCGTTATCCCCAACTGACGAAAATACTGCTGCGGATACAAATTGAAGCACAGAATCGCTGCCAAAGTAGGCTTTCCGTCTCTTGTAATTCCGAGCAGCTCATATATGTGGTCCTTGGCAAGTTTCGCAAACATCGGGCGGTCTTTTTTCATCTCATAGACATAACGATTGAGCAGTTCCTGTTCCATAAAGGTAAAATCGGCCCTGTCGATGATCCTTTCGTCGTCGTGGCGGTGTTTTTTGTAAGATTCATAATTGTAAACTTCGTATTCGGTCATGGGCATATCGGCCTCGCCTACCCGAATATATGATCCTTTGCTTTTCCCGAGGCCTTTATAGTAGCAAGGGCGCTCCGTAATATCCAAAGGGGGGATTTCCACGGAACAAATAGAAACGTCTTGAAACCGGGCGATAGTAAATATTCCCCTGACCTGAGGCTCCATTTGCGTGCATTGCTCCGTCACTTTTTTTTGCAAATTCTGCCCGTCGTAAACCCCAACCGCCGCAAAATTTTTGGATTCATCCAAGCCAAAAACGATCGTTCCTCCGCTGTCCTGATTGGAAAAAGAGGACAAGGTATCATAAAGCCGCTTGGGGCAGTCCTTATGGGCGGATTTTACCTCAATGGTCCGGGTTTCGCTTTTGTGGAGTTGAATAGTCTTTGCCAATTCTATCAATTCTTCTTCCAACATTTTGATCACCTGGAATATAGTATAGCATATTTTTGCAAATTTAGCAAATATTATTTGTTTATTTTTATTTTAGCAAACATTATTTGTTTATTTATTTTCATGGGCGAGGTCTGAGTACAATAAAAAAAGAGTTGCCGCCTCGCGACAACTCTTTCTTATTAGCTCTTACTTCCCCTTGATGAATTCCGGAACGTCGCCGGTAGCGGCGACATATCCCGCGATATAGCCGTTGGCGCAGGCGTCGGCGTCGGCGTTGGAACCCAGCCGGTTTGTGCCGTGAACGCCGCCGGTGACTTCACCCGCGGCATAGAAGCCGGGGATAACGTTTCCGAAGTCGTCAAGAACTTCCAGTTTCGACGTTGTGATGAGTCCGCCCATGGTGTGGTGAACCGAAGGCCACTGGGGAACCGCGTAATAGGGTCCCGTCGTCATTTGAACGGCCTTTGCCGTGATGACTTTCTTGAAGTCCGGATCGTTTTTATCCTGCACATACTTGTTGTGTTTCTCGATGGTTTCCGTAAGGACGCCCGGAGCGATGTTGACATTGCCTTCCTGGCCCGCGGGACTTCTGAACTTCATGGCGTTCAGTTTCTTCGCGAGGTCTTCCAGCGTATCGCCCTTGATTACCCGTTCGTTCTCGATACCGGAATTGATGTCATCCATTGTCGTAAAGCCCGTATCTACGATCTGCTGATTGAGGATCGTAAAGGTCGGGAATCCGCCGGAACTCTGAGCGGCTCTGGCGTTGACGTCCCGCCGCTCGCCTTCGCTCACGTACCGTTTTCCCTGATAATCCACGTAAACGATACCCGCAGAGGGTCCCGAGAAGGGAATAACCGCCCACAAGTCCAGAACGCCCGTATTGGGATTGGCGAAGGGGTACAGCTGGATGTTGCTCATCTGCATGGTGTCCGCGCCGACTTCCTTGGCGTAAACGATGCCTTCGCCCGTAGCTCCGATATGATTCGTCGTAGGCATGTCTTTGGTCAGGGTCGGCAACTGGGCTGAACGCATGGCCACGTTGGCGCTGAATCCGCCGGTTGCCAGTACAACACCCTTTGTGGCTTTGATGGTCTTGATGCCTTTGGGCGTATAGACCGCTATCCCGACAACCCGGCCCGTTTCGTTTCCTTCGCGGTAGATCCGGACCATTTTCGAATTGCACTGCACTTCAACGCCGGCGTTTTTGATCATTTTGGCCTGAACTTCGATGATTTTGTCGCCCTGGCTGTTGGTCGTGGCATAAGTCCTGAACCCGTAGTGTCCGCCCGCCATGATGATGCTGGGCCGCAGTTCCAGTCCGTTGTCGATCAGGAGATCAAAGAAAAATGGCGCGCCGTAAACCATGTTCTTGACCATGTCGAGCCTGCTCTGGTAGTCTCCGCCCGTCATGGTATCCTCGATGTGCTTTTCGGCCGTGTTGGTTTCCGTGGGAAGATTGAGTTCCTTCGTGAGTTTGTCGGCGATTTTGCTGGTCCAGCTGGCGTACTGTCCGCCGTTGATCTGGGAGTTGCCGCCGATAAAGGGCATTTTTTCGATTACGACCGTTTTCGCTCCGTTGGTCGCGGCGGCATAGGCGGCCGAAAGTCCCGCGTAGCCTCCGCCCACAACGACGATGTCCCAGGTCTCATCCCATTTGTCCGGGGTCGTCGCCGGTCCGCGATCGGTTCCGTTGGGGTCCGTCAGCTCTTTCCTGGTCAGGCCGGGAACGGGAACGGGCTTGGAGAAATCCGCGGGGTTGCCGCCGGCGTCCACGATCGCCTTCCGAACCGCGTAGCGGATGGCGCCTGACGAAAGGGTTGCCCCTGCCACGGCGTCCACGCCGATACTCTGGTTCTTCACGATGGTCTCAGGAAGCACGGCGATGGCTGTCGAAGCAATCCCCGGCGTTTCATTGTGGGAAACGACCGTTACCGATTTGATCGCGCTATCCGTGAGTTCCACATCCACTTTGAAGCCGAAGGCGTTTCCCTTCACCTCCTCATGATAAACGCCCGCTTTCAGTTTCGGCGCCGCAGGCGCGGGCGCAGCCGTTACCCAGGCGACAACCGCAATCAAAGCGGATGCGGCCAGTGCCGAACCGATGTTCCTTGAAATGCTTCGTTTCTTCATCTGTATTACCTCCTGTAAAATATGATCGGTTTCCGAACCGTCTACGGAATACCGGCTTAGCTGTACGTAAAAATACAAAAATCCGAAAAAAGGTTTTCAGTACCTATATACCCCGAAAACTTTTGTTTGTCAATATTGACACAGTTTATTTTTGCTGATTATTTTGTAGATCTGAGATTTTTCTTGGCGAATGAAGCGCTTGATAGCTTGCGCCGGACGGCCCCGCAGGGGCCGCCCGAAAAAAATGTTGTGCAATTTGGCTTTTTCGAATATGCTATAAAAACCGCATTCAGGAGATATCCCAATGTTTAACAGACTTTATTTTGAATAAGCGCAAAAAAAGGGGCGCCGCTTCTGCGGCAGCCCCTTTTCTTTTTTCCCTTACTTTCCCTTGATGAATTCCGGAACATCGCCGGTAGCGGCGAAATATCCCGCTATGTAGCCGTTTACGCTGGCGTCGGGTCCCGCGTTGGAACCGAGCCGGTTCGTCCCGTGAACGCCGCCGGTTACCTCGCCCGCCGCAAGGAGCCCGGGGATAACCTTTCCCTCGGCATCCAAAACTTCCAGTTTCTGGTCAACGACGAGTCCGCCCATGGTATGGTGCACCGAAGGCCACTGGGGAATCGCGTAGAAGGGGCCCTTTTCGATCTTCAACATAACGTCGTCGATGACTTTGTTGAAATCGGGATCTTTCTTGGCAGCCACGTAGCCGTTATGCTTTTCGATGGTCTCCGTCAGTTTGCCGGGGGCGATATTTACGGTGCCCTCCTGGCCGGAAGGACTGCGGTAAGACCGTTTGGCGATTTCTTTCGCGAGGTCTTCGAGCGTGTCGGCCTTGAATACCCGGTCATTTTCTATACCGGAATTGATCGTTTCCTGGCTGGTAAATCCGCCTTTGTCAATGATTACCTGGTCAAGGATACAGAAGCAGGGGAATCCGCCGGAATTGATCATGGCCTGCGCGTTTACGTCGCGGCGTTCGCCTTCATTGACATAGCGCTCGCCCTTGTAGTCAACATACACAACGCCCGTGGAGGGACCCGAGAAGGGGATAACCGCCCATACGTCCAGAACGCCGTTGTTGGGGTTGGCGAAGGGATACAGCTGGATGTAATCCATCTGCATGATCTCCGCGCCGACTTCCTGTGCGTACAGGATGCCTTCGCCGGTCTGGCTCAGCATGTTCGTCGTGGGATAGGCGTTCGTCAGTTCGGGCACGTACTTTGTCCGGAACTCGAGGTTGGCGCTGAATCCGCCGGTCGCCAGGATCACGTATTTTTCCGCTTTGATGGTCTTTACGCCTTCCGGACTGTAGGTAGCCACGCCGACAACTTTGCCTTTTCCGCCGTTGTCGCGATAAATCCGGACAACTTTTGTGTTGAGTTTTGTCGTGACGCCGACTTCTTTATTGAGTTTTTTCTGGACTTCCATTACGTCAAAGCCTTGTTCGTGCTCCAGCGTATAGGTCCGGTAACCGTAGTGGCCGCCGGGTCGGGTCAGGCTTTCGCGGACTTTGAGGCCGTTTTTCAGCATCAGGTTCAGATAGAAGGGGGAACCGTAAACCATGTTCTTGACGAGTTCCAGCGTACTCTTCATATCGCCGCCCTTCATGGTATCTTCCACGTGTTTTTCCGCCGTGTCGGGAACGAGGTTGAACTGTTTCTGGAGTTTTTCCGCGAGATCGCTGGTATAGGCAGCCCATACGCCGCCGTTGATCTGGGAATTTCCGCCGACAAAGGGCATCTTTTCAATGAGAACCGTCTTGGCGCCGTTTGCCTGGGCCGCGTAGGACGCCGCCATTCCGGCATAACCGCCGCCGACAACCACAACGTCATAAGTCTCATCCCATTTGGCGGGAACATCCGCCGGGCCGCGATCGGTTCCGTTGGGATCCGTGATTTCCTTCCGGGTCAGGCCGGGAACGGCAACGGGTTTCGTGAAATCCCCGGGGGTTCCGCCGGCGTCCACAATGGCCTGCCGAACGGCGCTCCGGATGGCCGCCGACGAAAGGGTGGCCCCCGCCACGGCGTCCACGCCGATACTCTGGTTTTTCACAATGGCGTCGGGAATAACGGCGATTGCGGCTTCCGCGATTCCGGGCGTATCATTGTGGGATACGACCTTGACCGACTTGATTCCGCTCTCCGTGAGCTCAACGTCCACTTTGAAGCCGAAGGCGTTTCCCTTCACTTCCTCATGATAGACGCCAGCTTTCAGTGTCGGCGCCGCAGACGCGGGCGCTGCCGTTACCCAGGCGACAACCGCGATCAAAGCGGACGCGGCCAGGGCCGAACCGATGTTTCTTGAAATGCATCGTTTTTTCATCTGATTTTACCTCCTGTAAAATACTTGAGATTGAAATGGTCTACGGAAAATCAAGTTGAGCCTGCTGTATAAGTACAAAAATCCGAGAATAGACTTTCAATACGTATATACCTCAAAAATTGTCGTTTGTCAATATTGCCACAGTTTATTTTGTCAAAAAAATCAGGACAAAAAATCAGGCGTACATGGTGTACGCCTGACGCTCCGACCTCCGGGAGGCATTATTTTCATTGGAGCGGGAAACGGGACTCGGACCCGCGACATTTACCTTGGCAAGGTAACACTCTACCAACTGAGTTATTCCCGCAAGCAGTATTTATCTTATCACACTTTGCCTTTTTTTGCAACTACTTTTTTATTTTTTCAGAAAATCTTCCCGCGCCGGGGTGAAAACATCGAGCACGAGGGTCTTTTCCAGGGCCTTCATGCCGTGGACCGCGTTGGGGGTCACATAGTAGGAATCTCCGGCCGTCATAATGACTTCGGGTTTACCGGCTTCGTGATAAGCCGCTTTTCCCGAGACCACATAGGTGATCTGCTCATGGGGATGGCTGTGGTCGGCGCCGACGCCACCCGCCTCAAAGGCGACCTCCACAATCATGAGTCCTTCGCTGTGGCTCAAGACCTTGCGCGTTACGCCGCCGCCCAGCTGATCCGTTTCCGTGTCGCTGTTTTTCGTAAACATGGAATTCCTCCCCGCTTTCGCGAAATCATTTGGGAACACTTTATGATACCATATTTTTCGTCTTTTTTCAAGTCGAAAACCAAATTTTTATCCGATTTTATTCAATCAGGCTGATTTTCGGGACCAGTTTGCGTTTGTACAGCCGGTGAATGAAGAAGCAGCTCCGGAAGGCCCAGTCGATCATCATGGAGATCCAGACGCCGACGACGCCGAAGCCCAGATATTTCCCGATCACGAAGCTCCCCAGCACCCGGAACAAAAACATTGAGGAGATGGAGACTTTCATCGTAAACGTCGCGTCGTTTGAGGCCCGGAGCGCGTTGGGGAGGCAAAAGGACAGGGGCCAGAGAAACATGGCAAAGACGCTGTGCATGGTCGTCAAGATAAAGGCCGTGTCGAAGGTTTCCGGAGTCAGGTTGCAGAGGGCCAGGATCCGCTTCATGCAGAGGATCAGGACGACGTTGAGGCAGGTCTCGACGAGAATGCAGATTTTCATGAGCTTAAACGTGAAAAATCGCGCTTCTTTGTATTTGCGCGCGCCGACGCACTGACCGACGACCGTGATGAGCCCCACGCCGATGGCCATGCCGGGGATGACCTGCACGGCGGAAATAGGGCTGGAGATGCCGTTGGCGGCGATGGCCGAGATGCCGAAGGACGTAATGAGCCGCGCCACGATGACCTTCCCCAGCTGAAAGACGCTGTTTTCAAGGCCGTTGGGGACGCCGATGTAAAGGATCTTCCGGATCATGGAAAAATCGTAGCCGAGCCGGAAGCGCCGGTCGATGGAAAGCCGGAGTTTTTCGTCCCGGGCGAGCCACAGGATTACGACGGCCGCCACGCCCCGGGAGACGAGGGATGAGACGGCCGCCCCCGCCACGCCCATGGGGAAAATGAAAATCAGCGTGTAATTGCCCGCGATATTCACGAGATTCATGATGAAGGAAATGATCATGGTGATCTTGGAGTTGCCCTGCGCCCGGAATATGGCCGCTCCCGCGTTGTACAGGCCCAAAAAGGGAAAGGAGGCCGCGATGATATAAAAATATATTCTGGCGTTGGCGGCGACTTTCGGATGCAGATCCCCGTAGATCAGGCGGAGGATTCCCCCGTTGAAGGCCACCGAAATCAGGCAGAAAAAGGAGGAAATCACAAAAAGGACGAGGACCAGCTGGTTCACGCCGACCTTTGCCTTTGCCCTGTCGCCGAAGCCCAGATATTGCGCCGCCACCACGGCGCCTCCCGTGGCCATAGCCGTAAAGATCCCCATGATCAGGATGACGAGCGTATCCACGAGGGAGACGCCCGAGACGGCCTCCTCCCCCACCGACGCGATCATCATGATGTCGGCGAGGCCAACGCCAAGGGCCAGAAACTGCTCGACGATCAGAGGCAGCAATAATTTTTTCAAGGATGAGTTGGTAAACATGTTATCTCTTTATGATTTTGGCGTCCACCTTGCCGACGTCGGCGACGCCCGTGAGGATCATGGCCTGGGTCAGCTGGTTTTTCAGCGTCTCAAACGTAAATTTGACTCCTTCCTGTCTGCCGCCGAGGGATCCCCAGATGAGGGGTCTGCCCACAAGCACGCCTTTGGCGCCTAAGGCCAGATATTTCAGGATATCGGTCCCTTCCCGGACGCAGCCGTCCGCAAGGACCGTCACCCTGTCCCCGACGGCCGCCGCGATTTCCGCTAAGACCTCGCAGGGGGCCAGCGTACTGTTCAAGACCCGACCGCCGTGATTGGAGACCACGATGGCCGCCGCTCCCGCGTCGGCGCAGAGCCTGGCCTCGTCCACGGACAGGATTCCTTTGACGATAAAAGGCAACTTCGTCGAGGCCGTGAGTTTTTTGATGTCCTCGAAGGATTTCGGGCCCACGGGCTGGCCGAAGAGCTTCATGGTCACGAGACCCGCGCCGTCGATATCCATGCCGACGGCGGCCGCGCCCGCTTCCTCCGCCATCCGGATCCGTTTCAGGATCTCGTCGTTGGAGCGGGGTTTGATAATGGCGATGCCCTTGCCGCCGGTCTCCCGTATGGTTTTGACGGCAAACTCGTAGCAGGTGGGATCCCCCGTGTCGCCGACCATGCTGACGGTCCCCGCGGCGATGGCCCCGAGGATGACGTCCGTGCAATATTCCTCCTCGGTCACGCCGCCCCCCATGTTGATCTTTGTGCCGGTAATCGGCGCGCCGAGACAGGGGAACGAAAGGTCGAGGCCCAAAAGGCTTGTGGCCGTAACGGGATCCGTCGCCTCATGCACGGTACGCATCACGAGGGCGATATCCCGGAGCTTTGCCCAGGCCCGCTGAAACGACAGGCCGGAGCCCGCGCCGCCCATGCCGGGCACCTGGCCCGCGCAGTATACGCCGTCACAATTTTTACATGTGGCGCAGAGCCCTCCCATTTTTTCCTTGGCGATTCTTTTGATTTCTTTGCTGTCCATATTTCCTCCATTCGCAATATTCCGTCCGTCCAGAGCCATACCGATCGGGGCTTCTTCCCCGTCTGTGTTTTGACATCCGCAGGGGCGGACCTCTGTGTCCGCCTGTTGTTCATTATATCATTTTTGGCGGCGTTTTCATAGGGAATTTTCCCGAAAAGCCCGGTGAAATCCCATGAAATGAAAAGAAACGATCTTTTCGAAAACCGTTTCCTTTCTACACGCTTATTTCTTGAATGCCCTCGGGAGGAGGTCTTCCCTCAGGCTGAGAAAACTTCGCTGTCCTTGATGCCGGCGTCCTTCCGGTTGAAGATCCGCAGCAGCTTTTCCGTCGTCAGGTTCTTTTTTTCCTCCCCTTCGATGTCGAGAAGAATTTTCCCTTCGTGGAGCATGATGAGCCGGTTGCCGTAGTTGATGGCGTCCTGGAGATTGTGGGTAATCATCAGCGTCGTGATGTTGTTCCGCTCGACGAGTTCCTTGGTTTTTTCCATGATGATCTTGGACGTCTTGGGATCCAGCGCCGCCGTATGCTCATCCAAAAGCAGCACTTCGGGTTTGTTCAGGGTCGCCATGATCAGGGCGAGACATTGCCGCTGGCCGCCCGAGAGGGAGCCGACGTTTGTGTCCATCTGCTGCTCGATGCCGAGGTCAAGTTCTTTCAAAAGTCTTTTGTAATGGGCCTTCCGCTTTCTGTTGAGACCGAAGGTCAGGCCGAAGCGCTTCCCTTTGTTGTCGGCCATCGAAAGATTTTCATAGACGGTCATGGAGGGGGCTGTGCCCATGGCGGGGTTCTGGTATACTTTGGAAATGAAGCCGCAGCGCTGATATCGCGGCAGGTTCGTTACGTCCTTGCCGTTGACGACGATGCGCCCGTGGTCCGGGGCCACGTTGCCGGAGATCGTGTCCAAAAGCGTTGTCTTGCCGGCGCCGTTGCTGCCGATGATCGTGAGAAAATCTCCTTTGCGGATTTCGAGATTGAATTCGTTGAAGACCTCTTTGACCGTTCCCAGTTCCGTATGAAATTTTTTGTCTACGCCGCTGATCATTAACATTCCGCGTTCCCCCTTTGAATATCCCTTACTTTATTCATTTTTTCGGCTTTTGCCGCTTTGTGTTCCCTGTGGTTTTGGATGCCCTTTTCGATGGCGTCCTTTCTGTCTTTCAGGAAGATGATGGCCACGACCAGGACCGATGTGACCAACTTCAGGTCGCTGGGGTTCATCCCGATCTTGAGGGCCGTGGCGATGATGGCCCGGTAGATCATGGTCCCCACGATGGCGATGGTCGTTATGCTGACGATCCGCCGTTTGCCGAAGAGGGCGTCACCGATGATGATGGAGGCCAGGCCCGTCACGATGGTTCCCGAGCCCATGCCCACGTCCGCGAACCCCTGATATTGCGCGAGGATCGCGCCCGAGAGGGCAATCAGCGAGTTGGAAATCATGAGACCCGCCACCTTGAGTTTTTTTTCGTCGAGTCCCAGGGAAATGACGAGGCTTTCGTTATCCCCGAGGGCCTTGAGCGCGAAGCCGAATTTCGTCTTCAGCAGGAAGTCCAGCGCCAGTTTCACGAGGAGGAGGAGCAGAATCACGACGATGAGCGTCACATGGTCAATGCCCGAGAGCAGCCGCCCGAGGACGCCGGGGTTCTCCGCCGAGGTAAAGTTGAAGAGGTGCGTCACCCCGAAGAGGGGGATGTTGGATTTTCCCATGATCCGCAAATTCACGCTGTAGAGCCCTGTCATGACGATGATCCCCGCCAGGAGATTGGTCACTTTGAGCTTTACGTGGATGATCCCGGTGATAAAGCCTACGACCGCCCCGCCCGCCATGGCGATGAACAGTGAGAGGACCGGGTTTACGCCCTTTACAAGGAGCGCCGCCGCGATGGATCCCCCCATGGGGAAGCTGCCGTCTGTGGTCATGTCCGGGAAATCCAGGATCTTGTAGGAAATATAGACCCCCAGTACCATGATTGCGAAGATAAAACTCTGTTCCAGTGTTCCGAAAAACATTTTTCCACCTTGTTCTTTCCGTCTTGTACTTTTGTAATTTGCGCCAGTTTCCTGCGTTTTGGAGCATGTAATCATTTTAGCATACGGGGAGAGAGATGAACAGATAACAATTTTATTCGTTTTTTGTTCCTGTCGCTTTTCTCAAAATCCCCGTTTTACGCCATTTTTCTATCTAAATTCCCGAAAAATTGTTCGATACCGCAGGTGTTTTCAGCGGGAAATTTGTTTCGTGTTTATTCGACGATCTCCGCCGTCTTGAAGACGGGGTTGTTCAGATCCACTTTGAATTTTGCGGCCATTTTCCGGTTGACCATGACCCGGTTTTCCTTGGGGGGCTCTATGGGAATGTCTGAAACCGCCTTTCCCTGAAGGATTTCCGCCGCCATTTCTCCGGCCCGGTAGCCGATTTGGTAAAAATCAATGGTCTTTGTCATGAGGGCCCCGAACTGCATATGGCTTTCTTCGGCTGCCACAACGGGTTTGTTGGCCTTTGTGGAGAGCTCCACGACCAGGGTCGCCGCCGAGGAGATCAGATTGTCCGTCGTGAGATAGAGCGCGTCGGTCTTGCCCAACAGCGCCGTCAACGCCGGAACAATGTCGTTTACGGAAGTGACGCCCGCTTCTTCGTATTTGAGTCCGGCTTTTTCGAGCTCGCGCTTGATTTCCGCGATGGAAGCCGCCGAATTGGCTTCGCTGGTGTTGTAGATGAGGCCTACGGTCTTGACTGCCGGGAGGGCCTCTTTGATCAACGCGACCTGATCCGCGATGGGCATGGGGTCGCTGGTTCCCGTGAGATTTTTCGAGGTCAGGCCCGATTTGACGGGATCCGTCACGGCCGTGATCACGATGGGGATGTCTTTGGTGGCGTTCAGGGCCGCCTGGGAACTCGGCGTCGAGATCGTGAAGATCAGGTCTTTCTTGTCGTCGACGAAGCTCTGGGCGATGAGTTGGGCCGTGGAAAAGTCGCCCTGGGCGTTTCTGAATTCGATTTTGGCTTCCCCGAAGCCCTTGTCTTTGAGGGCTGTCTCAAAGCCTTTCCGGGAGGCGTCGAGGGCCGGGTGTTCTACGATTTGTGTCGCGCCGATCCGGATATCTTTGGGCGCTTTTGAGAATGTGGCGCTGCCGCACCAGACCAATGCCGCGATTACCGCAATTGTGAGTTTTATCCGTTTCATTTTTCTTTTTCCTCCGTTTTTGTGTGGGTTTGGGGTCTCTTCCGCTTTCCCGTCTTATGCGCACTGGACCGGAAAGGGGGAGAAAAAACCCCTGCCGAATAATAAGCAGGGGTTTGGTGGTTTTATAAAAAAAGACCTGTTCGAAGCAGGTCTTCACATCCGTTTTATTCTTGTTGCCGGTATGATGGCTTAAACCTGATTCATCTGCTTATTATTCAAACGAAAATTCTGCTACCGTAATAGTAGTAGTAATAGTCGTTCCGCCAATAAGCAAATGTGTGAGCCATTTGGATCTTCTCCTTGAATTTCCTGAAAATACAGCAATTTCTGTAATAATTAACTTATCATACACTATTTTTTTCCGTTTGTCAAATCTTTTTTGAAAATTCTGCCGCCCGTTTCCACAAAATCTCCTCAAGAGTCCGCAGCCTTTTTTCCGGCCAGTTGAACTTCGGATGAAGCCGGAACGTGAAGCCTTCGATTTTTTTCAGCATGTCCCGCTGCCTTCGGGTCATCAGGGGGCCCAGAATTTTTTCAAAAGACCGGGTCTCATTGGCCGGCAGGATGCTTTTCGCGAAAGCCTCGAGCCGTTCGATATCGGCGCAGGCGCTGCCCAGAGCCAGCCCGTGGTCAAAAAGCGGCGCGGGCGCCAGGATTTTTCCGCTCCGGTTGTCCCTGAGCACGCCGTAATTGCCGGTATGCCTGTCGGGATTGAAAATCAGGGCGTCAAAGGCGAGCATATCCCGTATTCCTTCTGAAAACGCGGGCTTCTCCTGTCTGTCGTAATAATTGAGAATGTCCTGCAAATCCCCTGAATCGACGATCCGCCCGACGGGCACAAAGGCCCTGTCGATATCGCTAAACAATTTGCACTTGGAGGCAAGGATGCCCTTCCATTCTTCAAGATCATAAGAAACGGCGTTCAAGCCAAGGGTTTCGGCAATTTGCGCCGCGTAAAACTCGGCGAAGGGTTCGTCGCCGTAGTGGGCGCCCGTTGTCGAACCGCCTTTGTAGAGGTATATGCCGTCGCTGGCGAGGTTGCGCCAGGCTTTGGGGAGCGTTCCGTTTGTGGTGAGCTCGGGCGATGTGGTAAAATCGCGATCCGTCGCGCTGATTCCCGTGTAGGCCACGCCGGCCAGAATATCTGAAAATCTGTTCTCGTAAAGGTTGTATTCGCTGAATTTCCCGGGGAAATGCTCCGGAACCACCCAGTAGCTGTCGTTCAGGGAAAGTCCCTTGCAAATGTCAATGATACCCTTCAGATCGTCGCTTTCGAGGCCCAGAGACGACAAAATCGCCCGCACATACTCGCGGTTCCTGGGGATTGTCCGCTTTTTCAGCCATGAGGTGACGCCCGTCGGCGTCCAGTCCAGATCCATGGGAAAAAGGGAAAATTGGTCGCTCACGAGCTTGACGTCGTCGACGTAGAATCTGAGTTGCGCCGGCGCGAAGCAAAAGGTGAGGAGCGGCGTGTCGTATAGTTTGATTTCGTATCTCTGAGTCATGTGGTCTCCTTGCGGACGGGGGAGGTGAATTTTCTGTGAAAATGATCACGAAATATCACCCATATATTCCAGTACCTCTTGGCTTATGATCACATCGGCTTTTCTGATTGGTCGGTTAAGGTACAACCCATTCATCTCCACACATCGAGACAGCGCAACGTAAGTTTGACCGGCGGCAAATGCCCCACCTTCCAAATCAACCATAACGGATTGGTAAGTTTGCCCTTGAGCTTTGTGAATCGTTATTGCCCAAGCCAGACGAATCGGATATTGCGTAAATGTTGCCACTGCTCTGCTTTCTAATACTTTGTCCTT
Proteins encoded:
- a CDS encoding putative DNA binding domain-containing protein — its product is MLEEELIELAKTIQLHKSETRTIEVKSAHKDCPKRLYDTLSSFSNQDSGGTIVFGLDESKNFAAVGVYDGQNLQKKVTEQCTQMEPQVRGIFTIARFQDVSICSVEIPPLDITERPCYYKGLGKSKGSYIRVGEADMPMTEYEVYNYESYKKHRHDDERIIDRADFTFMEQELLNRYVYEMKKDRPMFAKLAKDHIYELLGITRDGKPTLAAILCFNLYPQQYFRQLGITAIVIPGYEIGDVGSRRERFLDNKRIEGTIGEMVEGAVAFCRRNMKVAVIIDPDTGLRHDKPEYPIEAIREIILNALIHRDYSPHSEGIPVQINFFADRLEVHNPGTLYGRISVEQLGIARPDLRNPTLAGMAEVLTGTENRYSGIPTIRNAMREAGLPPPVFENRRNEFVVTLYNGAGKYGKEPQKTPSELGEADVKFYLSKEDMILDFCVTPRTRREIADILQMGTIFYVTKHYINPLVAAGKLALTIPDKPKSKLQKYYTKS
- a CDS encoding flavocytochrome c, which codes for MKKRSISRNIGSALAASALIAVVAWVTAAPAPAAPKLKAGVYHEEVKGNAFGFKVDVELTDSAIKSVTVVSHNETPGIASTAIAVLPETIVKNQSIGVDAVAGATLSSGAIRYAVRKAIVDAGGNPADFSKPVPVPGLTRKELTDPNGTDRGPATTPDKWDETWDIVVVGGGYAGLSAAYAAATNGAKTVVIEKMPFIGGNSQINGGQYASWTSKIADKLTKELNLPTETNTAEKHIEDTMTGGDYQSRLDMVKNMVYGAPFFFDLLIDNGLELRPSIIMAGGHYGFRTYATTNSQGDKIIEVQAKMIKNAGVEVQCNSKMVRIYREGNETGRVVGIAVYTPKGIKTIKATKGVVLATGGFSANVAMRSAQLPTLTKDMPTTNHIGATGEGIVYAKEVGADTMQMSNIQLYPFANPNTGVLDLWAVIPFSGPSAGIVYVDYQGKRYVSEGERRDVNARAAQSSGGFPTFTILNQQIVDTGFTTMDDINSGIENERVIKGDTLEDLAKKLNAMKFRSPAGQEGNVNIAPGVLTETIEKHNKYVQDKNDPDFKKVITAKAVQMTTGPYYAVPQWPSVHHTMGGLITTSKLEVLDDFGNVIPGFYAAGEVTGGVHGTNRLGSNADADACANGYIAGYVAATGDVPEFIKGK
- a CDS encoding flavocytochrome c, with the translated sequence MKKRCISRNIGSALAASALIAVVAWVTAAPASAAPTLKAGVYHEEVKGNAFGFKVDVELTESGIKSVKVVSHNDTPGIAEAAIAVIPDAIVKNQSIGVDAVAGATLSSAAIRSAVRQAIVDAGGTPGDFTKPVAVPGLTRKEITDPNGTDRGPADVPAKWDETYDVVVVGGGYAGMAASYAAQANGAKTVLIEKMPFVGGNSQINGGVWAAYTSDLAEKLQKQFNLVPDTAEKHVEDTMKGGDMKSTLELVKNMVYGSPFYLNLMLKNGLKVRESLTRPGGHYGYRTYTLEHEQGFDVMEVQKKLNKEVGVTTKLNTKVVRIYRDNGGKGKVVGVATYSPEGVKTIKAEKYVILATGGFSANLEFRTKYVPELTNAYPTTNMLSQTGEGILYAQEVGAEIMQMDYIQLYPFANPNNGVLDVWAVIPFSGPSTGVVYVDYKGERYVNEGERRDVNAQAMINSGGFPCFCILDQVIIDKGGFTSQETINSGIENDRVFKADTLEDLAKEIAKRSYRSPSGQEGTVNIAPGKLTETIEKHNGYVAAKKDPDFNKVIDDVMLKIEKGPFYAIPQWPSVHHTMGGLVVDQKLEVLDAEGKVIPGLLAAGEVTGGVHGTNRLGSNAGPDASVNGYIAGYFAATGDVPEFIKGK
- a CDS encoding cupin domain-containing protein, encoding MFTKNSDTETDQLGGGVTRKVLSHSEGLMIVEVAFEAGGVGADHSHPHEQITYVVSGKAAYHEAGKPEVIMTAGDSYYVTPNAVHGMKALEKTLVLDVFTPAREDFLKK
- a CDS encoding MATE family efflux transporter → MKKLLLPLIVEQFLALGVGLADIMMIASVGEEAVSGVSLVDTLVILIMGIFTAMATGGAVVAAQYLGFGDRAKAKVGVNQLVLVLFVISSFFCLISVAFNGGILRLIYGDLHPKVAANARIYFYIIAASFPFLGLYNAGAAIFRAQGNSKITMIISFIMNLVNIAGNYTLIFIFPMGVAGAAVSSLVSRGVAAVVILWLARDEKLRLSIDRRFRLGYDFSMIRKILYIGVPNGLENSVFQLGKVIVARLITSFGISAIAANGISSPISAVQVIPGMAIGVGLITVVGQCVGARKYKEARFFTFKLMKICILVETCLNVVLILCMKRILALCNLTPETFDTAFILTTMHSVFAMFLWPLSFCLPNALRASNDATFTMKVSISSMFLFRVLGSFVIGKYLGFGVVGVWISMMIDWAFRSCFFIHRLYKRKLVPKISLIE